In one Phycisphaeraceae bacterium genomic region, the following are encoded:
- a CDS encoding diguanylate cyclase: MTAPGLHLLVVEDDPDTASLIAETLRDHFGPHSVQHLASLEEVRTADISQLDAVLSDMNLPDGTGLDVLNHVLKHRPDLPVILVTGEGIMENAARAIQQGAYDYIVKAGDYLFTIPLMVEKNLAIYRTKQENSRLQEELTRTLKDLSRKNNQLESAVRQLETVAATDPLTGLANRRAFNQALVRAFAEATRHSQDLSCIMIDLDGFKLLNDTLGHQRGDELLQHVARVLENCCRASDVAGRFGGDEFVVLLPQTDEVTAAQVAQRIADEFAHVVETMLKDTPVAGRVTMSMGLASLSAGAAANPDALIAQTDHALYRAKQTGRARLVSYSGMKEITTSG, encoded by the coding sequence ATGACCGCGCCCGGCCTGCATCTGCTGGTCGTTGAGGACGACCCCGACACGGCGAGTCTCATTGCCGAGACTTTGCGCGATCATTTCGGCCCGCATTCCGTGCAGCACCTCGCATCGCTTGAGGAAGTGCGCACCGCGGACATCTCCCAGCTGGACGCGGTGCTCTCCGATATGAATCTGCCGGACGGCACCGGACTGGATGTGCTTAACCACGTCCTCAAGCATCGGCCCGATCTGCCGGTGATCCTTGTGACCGGCGAGGGCATCATGGAAAACGCAGCCCGCGCCATTCAACAGGGTGCGTACGACTACATCGTCAAGGCCGGTGATTACCTCTTTACCATCCCGCTGATGGTCGAAAAAAATCTGGCGATCTACCGCACGAAGCAGGAAAACAGCCGCCTGCAGGAGGAATTGACGCGCACGCTCAAGGATCTGAGCCGGAAAAATAATCAGCTTGAAAGCGCAGTGCGGCAGTTGGAGACGGTGGCCGCGACAGACCCGTTGACGGGACTGGCGAACCGTCGTGCGTTCAATCAGGCGTTGGTGCGCGCCTTCGCCGAAGCGACGCGCCACAGCCAGGACTTGTCGTGCATCATGATCGACCTTGACGGCTTCAAGCTGCTCAATGACACGCTGGGACACCAGCGGGGCGATGAGTTGCTCCAGCATGTCGCGCGGGTGCTGGAAAATTGCTGTCGCGCCAGCGATGTTGCGGGACGGTTCGGCGGGGACGAGTTTGTCGTGCTCCTGCCGCAGACGGATGAAGTCACCGCGGCCCAGGTTGCCCAGCGCATTGCCGATGAGTTTGCCCATGTCGTCGAGACGATGCTCAAGGACACGCCGGTCGCCGGCCGGGTGACGATGAGCATGGGGCTTGCCTCGCTCTCCGCCGGCGCAGCCGCCAATCCCGATGCGCTGATCGCCCAGACGGATCACGCGCTCTATCGCGCCAAGCAGACCGGCCGCGCACGATTAGTCAGCTATTCAGGAATGAAAGAAATCACCACGTCCGGTTGA
- a CDS encoding HAMP domain-containing histidine kinase, whose translation MTQPGAASVPSKPAIEAVRPRYALERRIVVWTLVMVIVPTLACAVWLNFSVRRAWEQSLQQGTSLVTQTAATALSGRMNSAGQAQAQAVIENLLLDKRIAFVSITDAEHQIVHLRVVDHPAWSSYCEWRGVAEAPPMDRPLVLGEERDVAIWRAPVWDTPPTRRAVRGGVPTGELADPHLCGFVIVGLRDRHIAGMVAQLEAAELGVAGVLCVLALPIVAWAVRRWTRPLRELVAATQRLGEGQTPGVVKVRSQDELGQLAQSFNDMAGKLGVARADLVRANADLESKVLQRTAELERAKRDLEHEITEKNEFLRAVSHDLGAPLRNIGGMATMLLMKYRDTLAQDACNKLERIHANVKAQTDLINDLLEISRIRSKPGRRQEVDLHALVQELVESFAYDLDDHRIALELRGRLPVVMVERTRIRQVFQNLIDNAIKYMLDATERRIIVSSRVDGGDWRFSVTDTGRGIAETDLPQIFQLYRRATHSGSHHVAGRGVGLASVRAVVETCGGRIWVESRLGAGSTFHFTLPREKPQQAAVMNGADSGLTG comes from the coding sequence ATGACCCAACCTGGGGCAGCGTCGGTTCCTTCCAAACCCGCGATTGAAGCGGTCCGCCCGCGCTACGCGCTGGAGCGGCGGATCGTCGTCTGGACACTGGTGATGGTGATCGTGCCCACACTGGCTTGCGCCGTGTGGCTGAACTTTTCCGTCCGCCGTGCCTGGGAGCAATCCCTGCAACAAGGCACATCGCTGGTGACGCAGACGGCGGCCACGGCACTGTCGGGTCGGATGAACTCGGCAGGACAGGCGCAGGCACAGGCTGTCATCGAAAACTTACTGCTCGACAAGCGTATCGCATTCGTGTCGATCACGGATGCGGAACATCAGATCGTCCATCTGCGTGTGGTCGATCACCCGGCGTGGTCGTCTTACTGTGAATGGCGTGGCGTGGCGGAAGCCCCGCCGATGGATCGTCCGCTCGTGCTGGGCGAGGAACGTGATGTGGCGATCTGGCGTGCGCCGGTGTGGGACACGCCGCCGACACGTCGCGCGGTGCGTGGCGGGGTTCCGACAGGTGAGCTTGCCGACCCGCATCTGTGCGGGTTTGTCATCGTCGGTCTTCGTGACCGACACATCGCGGGCATGGTTGCGCAGCTCGAAGCTGCGGAGTTAGGTGTCGCCGGCGTGTTGTGCGTCCTGGCGTTGCCGATTGTCGCCTGGGCGGTGCGGCGATGGACTCGACCGTTGCGTGAGCTGGTGGCTGCGACGCAGCGGCTGGGTGAAGGTCAGACTCCCGGCGTCGTGAAGGTCCGCTCGCAGGATGAACTGGGCCAGTTGGCGCAGAGCTTCAATGACATGGCGGGAAAGCTGGGCGTCGCGCGGGCTGATCTGGTGCGCGCGAATGCCGACCTCGAAAGCAAGGTGCTCCAGCGCACCGCCGAGCTGGAGCGTGCCAAGCGTGATCTGGAACACGAGATCACGGAGAAAAACGAGTTTCTCCGCGCGGTGAGTCATGACCTGGGCGCGCCGCTGCGCAACATCGGCGGAATGGCGACGATGCTGCTGATGAAATATCGGGATACGCTGGCACAGGACGCCTGTAACAAGCTCGAACGCATCCACGCCAACGTTAAAGCGCAGACCGATCTCATCAACGACCTGCTGGAAATCTCGCGCATCCGCAGCAAGCCCGGCCGCCGTCAGGAGGTGGACCTCCACGCACTGGTGCAGGAACTGGTTGAGAGTTTCGCCTACGACCTTGACGACCATCGGATCGCGCTGGAGCTGCGCGGTCGGTTGCCGGTGGTCATGGTGGAGCGCACGCGAATCCGTCAAGTTTTCCAAAACCTGATCGACAATGCGATCAAGTACATGCTCGATGCGACGGAGCGTCGGATCATCGTCTCGAGTCGCGTCGATGGCGGCGACTGGCGGTTCAGCGTCACCGACACGGGTCGGGGTATCGCGGAAACTGATCTGCCCCAGATTTTTCAGCTTTACCGCCGTGCGACGCACTCCGGCTCGCATCATGTCGCCGGTCGCGGTGTCGGCCTGGCGAGCGTCCGCGCAGTGGTGGAAACCTGTGGCGGCCGCATCTGGGTCGAAAGCAGACTCGGTGCGGGCAGCACATTCCACTTTACGCTTCCGCGTGAAAAACCGCAGCAAGCGGCGGTGATGAATGGTGCGGATAGCGGGCTTACCGGTTAA
- a CDS encoding ABC transporter substrate-binding protein, with protein sequence MATTTPTAARSSRTLHLGHSPDPDDAFMWYPLANFPNGTGPGGGTFKPRIDTRGYEFIHILEDIQSLNDRSLRGELEITAISIHQYPYVADKYALTSCGSSMGDNYGPMIVAPASGKLQLEDLTSPKITIAVPGTRTTAFLALSLLLGKDTFRYKVVPFDQIIARVVAGEFDAGLIIHEGQLTYANAGLRKLVDLGQWWTSTRGLPLPLGGNAIRRDLSGGRDEMRRVCTILLDSIRYALDHRDEAVRYALAYARDMGTELADKFVGMYVNQWTIDYGDIGRRAVNQLLAEAARAHITPDIGTVDFVDPM encoded by the coding sequence ATGGCCACGACCACACCCACCGCTGCCCGCTCGTCCCGCACGCTCCACCTGGGGCACTCGCCTGATCCGGATGATGCTTTCATGTGGTACCCCCTGGCGAACTTCCCCAACGGAACCGGGCCGGGTGGCGGGACATTCAAGCCGCGCATCGACACACGCGGCTATGAGTTCATTCACATCCTCGAAGACATCCAATCACTCAACGACCGCTCGCTGCGCGGCGAGCTGGAGATCACCGCGATCTCGATCCATCAATACCCCTACGTAGCGGATAAGTACGCCCTGACGAGCTGCGGCAGCTCGATGGGTGACAACTACGGGCCGATGATCGTTGCGCCGGCTTCGGGCAAATTGCAGCTTGAAGATCTGACTTCGCCGAAGATCACGATCGCCGTACCGGGCACGCGCACGACTGCTTTTCTCGCGCTGTCGCTGCTGCTGGGCAAGGACACGTTTCGTTACAAGGTTGTGCCGTTCGATCAGATCATCGCGCGGGTCGTAGCCGGCGAGTTCGATGCGGGGCTGATCATTCACGAGGGGCAGCTCACTTACGCCAATGCCGGGCTGCGCAAGCTCGTGGATCTGGGTCAGTGGTGGACAAGCACGCGCGGGCTGCCGCTGCCGCTGGGCGGTAACGCGATCCGGCGCGATCTATCCGGCGGCCGCGATGAGATGCGCCGCGTCTGCACGATTCTTCTCGACTCGATCCGGTACGCTCTGGATCACCGTGATGAAGCGGTGCGCTACGCGCTGGCTTACGCACGCGACATGGGCACGGAACTGGCGGATAAGTTCGTCGGCATGTACGTCAATCAATGGACGATTGACTACGGCGATATCGGCCGACGCGCGGTCAATCAACTCCTCGCGGAAGCAGCACGGGCACACATCACCCCCGACATCGGTACGGTGGATTTCGTCGATCCGATGTAA
- a CDS encoding Rrf2 family transcriptional regulator has product MLSQTVEYALRAVTCLAQNADRPLTAKQLSELTKVPHGYLSKVLQPLARGGLLRSQRGLHGGFMLAMPPDTVTILRVVNMVDPINRITTCPLNIKSHGKTLCPLHRKLDDVAALIERAFGGVTIADMLKPSNHSTPLCDLTIGRSS; this is encoded by the coding sequence ATGCTTTCTCAAACCGTTGAATATGCTCTCCGTGCGGTCACTTGTCTGGCGCAAAATGCTGATCGTCCTCTGACCGCCAAACAGCTATCCGAACTGACCAAAGTTCCGCACGGCTATCTCTCGAAAGTGCTCCAGCCGTTGGCGCGTGGCGGGCTGCTCCGTTCGCAGCGGGGACTGCACGGCGGATTTATGCTCGCGATGCCGCCGGATACCGTCACCATCCTTCGCGTGGTCAACATGGTTGACCCGATCAACCGAATCACCACCTGTCCGCTCAACATCAAATCTCACGGCAAGACGCTCTGTCCCCTGCATCGCAAGCTCGATGATGTGGCGGCCTTGATCGAGCGGGCATTCGGCGGCGTCACCATCGCTGACATGCTCAAACCTTCCAATCATTCCACGCCGCTCTGCGATCTGACGATCGGTCGCTCCTCCTGA
- a CDS encoding DUF1858 domain-containing protein — protein MTAGNPRFKVTLETMVPDLLAQHPQAREVLDQYGLKGCGGPMGPHETLRFFARAHGVGEAELMTKLQQVIAPGIQRRMTSETPDPIDSIYRRFFVAGIVVVLTAGATWGAYLLWKIGFAKSFTSVSVLEVNAHGHAQIFGWVGLFIMGFALQAFPRMWHTRLVAPPLAGLSFVVMLAGIAIRTTGMAANGYSWAVPTAMVGGTLQLLAVLTFVTQLGLTFRQSKARLEPYIGFIALGMFWFAAQTVMSIWHTWTTMTATSREELLWYVSTYQAPLRDLQVHGLALFMIIGVSIRMLPALLGLPETSDRRGWVVLVLLTVAVVSECLIFLAYRWTQNHVYAGMLLIPWILLATGICIVALPWKLWRPFSDEEARRDRIGKFIRAAYGWLAISLTMLLLFPVYLYFWSRGTEFSHAYHGAIRHAITVGFVSLMIMGIAAKVVPTLNGVDPRRLTALWGPFILVNLGCFLRVTTQTLTDWNPFFFRVVGISGVLEVTGLAWWGAGLLQILWRGRQELAAAAGKKPDSIVGHHRVSDVLEWFPSTIDVFLKHRFTPLTNPLLRATLARGVTLATATSLHRVPLDQLLADLNAAIRGLGNNGSNGPTTSDGCETSHAEAQPVDAESKIKLPILPGH, from the coding sequence ATGACTGCCGGCAATCCGCGTTTCAAGGTGACCTTGGAAACGATGGTGCCGGACCTGCTCGCGCAACATCCTCAGGCCCGTGAGGTTCTGGACCAGTACGGCTTGAAAGGTTGCGGCGGGCCAATGGGGCCGCACGAAACGCTCCGTTTTTTCGCCCGCGCGCACGGCGTGGGGGAGGCGGAGTTGATGACGAAACTTCAACAGGTCATCGCACCGGGCATTCAGCGGCGCATGACCAGCGAAACACCTGATCCGATCGACTCCATCTACCGCCGCTTCTTCGTCGCCGGCATCGTTGTTGTGCTGACGGCCGGCGCGACATGGGGCGCATACCTGCTTTGGAAGATCGGGTTCGCCAAGAGTTTCACCTCCGTCTCGGTGTTGGAGGTCAACGCCCACGGCCATGCTCAGATTTTCGGCTGGGTCGGACTTTTCATCATGGGGTTTGCGCTCCAGGCTTTTCCGCGCATGTGGCATACACGGCTAGTCGCACCGCCTCTGGCGGGCCTCTCGTTTGTCGTGATGCTGGCCGGTATCGCCATCCGCACGACAGGCATGGCTGCCAACGGCTACTCATGGGCGGTACCCACAGCCATGGTCGGCGGCACGCTTCAGCTGCTGGCGGTGCTGACGTTTGTCACTCAACTGGGGCTGACCTTTCGACAGAGCAAGGCGAGACTTGAGCCGTACATCGGCTTCATCGCACTGGGGATGTTCTGGTTTGCAGCCCAAACCGTGATGTCGATATGGCATACCTGGACCACCATGACCGCGACCTCCAGAGAGGAATTGCTCTGGTACGTCTCCACCTATCAGGCACCGCTCCGCGACCTTCAGGTTCACGGTCTGGCACTGTTCATGATCATCGGGGTTTCCATTCGGATGCTGCCCGCCCTGCTGGGGCTGCCGGAAACAAGTGATCGTCGCGGATGGGTCGTGTTGGTGCTGCTGACCGTGGCGGTCGTCAGCGAGTGTCTGATCTTTCTGGCTTACCGCTGGACACAAAATCATGTTTACGCAGGAATGCTGCTGATCCCCTGGATTCTGCTGGCGACGGGTATCTGTATCGTTGCGTTGCCGTGGAAGCTGTGGCGGCCGTTCTCCGACGAGGAAGCCCGCCGCGACCGCATCGGCAAGTTCATCCGAGCTGCCTACGGCTGGCTGGCGATCTCGCTGACGATGTTGCTGCTGTTTCCTGTTTACCTCTACTTCTGGAGCCGAGGAACCGAATTCAGCCACGCCTATCACGGCGCGATCCGACATGCGATTACCGTAGGCTTTGTCTCGCTGATGATCATGGGTATCGCAGCGAAAGTGGTCCCCACGCTCAACGGCGTGGACCCGCGACGACTCACCGCGCTGTGGGGCCCTTTCATCCTGGTCAACCTCGGCTGCTTCCTCCGCGTCACCACACAGACGCTCACCGACTGGAATCCCTTTTTCTTCCGGGTCGTGGGAATCAGCGGGGTGCTGGAAGTGACCGGTCTTGCGTGGTGGGGTGCTGGACTGTTGCAGATCCTCTGGCGCGGCAGGCAGGAACTAGCAGCCGCGGCTGGGAAAAAACCCGACTCAATCGTCGGCCACCACCGCGTGAGCGATGTGCTGGAGTGGTTCCCGTCAACGATCGATGTATTTCTCAAGCATCGCTTCACGCCGCTGACCAATCCGCTCCTCCGCGCGACATTGGCGCGAGGCGTCACACTGGCGACGGCTACGAGCCTCCACCGTGTTCCGCTGGATCAGCTTCTGGCTGACTTGAACGCGGCAATCCGCGGCCTCGGAAACAACGGCTCCAACGGACCAACAACCTCCGATGGCTGCGAGACCTCACACGCGGAGGCGCAGCCGGTGGATGCGGAAT
- a CDS encoding cobalamin-dependent protein (Presence of a B(12) (cobalamin)-binding domain implies dependence on cobalamin itself, in one of its several forms, or in some unusual lineages, dependence on a cobalamin-like analog.), protein MKILLVQPDFEQKNFGFRLVAMPEPLALEMLAGALPDHDVRIIDLRCGENLVEAVKKFQPDLVGITALTPEVYAALEVAKQVKEISSDIFTVVGGHHASLLPEDFFTPHVDAIVRGDGEPAMAALVEALAHGGDLTELGSVMLRQSSGAFRPPPRMMPPPVLDNLAIPRRDLTAAYRSQYYFLFDRPDTSMATGRGCPYRCNFCSVWEFHDGATHMMSPDRVLKELREIPTSHVTFVDDNFMLNHTRESRIADMIRAEGITKRYSMECRTDAIVRHPELVKKWVDVGLYAMLLGLEGSDKTLAAVGKKNTATVNDRAIRILQDLGVIIWGAFIVDPQWEAEDFDRLQEYVTRHGITHTQFTVLTPLPGTGLYRDMKDKLITDDYTCYDCLHAVLPTRLPREEFYRRFADLYRQRDIQPYVEMVREGKLSIDDLKRGKAMLDQMSRGENYALRDPLLRPGGAMRHQAELAGTHS, encoded by the coding sequence ATGAAGATCCTTCTGGTCCAACCCGACTTTGAACAGAAAAACTTCGGTTTCCGTCTTGTGGCAATGCCGGAGCCGCTGGCGCTGGAGATGCTTGCCGGCGCGTTACCCGATCACGATGTACGCATCATTGATCTTCGTTGTGGTGAGAACCTGGTCGAGGCAGTCAAAAAGTTTCAGCCCGATCTCGTGGGTATCACCGCGTTGACGCCTGAGGTTTACGCTGCGCTTGAAGTCGCAAAACAGGTCAAGGAAATCTCCAGCGACATATTCACCGTCGTCGGCGGACACCACGCCAGCCTCCTGCCGGAGGATTTCTTCACTCCCCATGTCGATGCCATCGTCCGAGGTGACGGTGAGCCAGCGATGGCGGCCTTGGTCGAGGCCCTGGCACACGGCGGCGACCTCACTGAGCTTGGCAGCGTCATGCTCAGGCAGTCTTCAGGCGCGTTTCGTCCTCCGCCTCGCATGATGCCGCCTCCCGTCCTCGACAACCTGGCGATTCCCCGTCGAGACCTGACCGCTGCCTATCGCTCGCAGTATTACTTCCTCTTTGATCGACCCGATACGTCGATGGCGACCGGACGCGGCTGCCCCTATCGCTGCAATTTCTGTAGCGTCTGGGAATTTCACGACGGCGCCACTCACATGATGTCACCCGATCGCGTACTCAAGGAGCTGCGCGAGATTCCGACCAGCCACGTCACTTTCGTTGACGATAATTTCATGCTCAACCATACCCGTGAATCCCGGATCGCCGACATGATCCGCGCCGAGGGAATCACCAAACGCTACAGCATGGAGTGCCGCACTGATGCCATCGTTCGGCATCCGGAGCTGGTCAAAAAGTGGGTGGATGTCGGTCTGTACGCGATGCTTCTGGGATTGGAAGGTTCGGATAAAACCCTCGCCGCCGTCGGCAAGAAAAACACCGCCACCGTCAATGACCGGGCGATTCGTATCCTCCAGGATCTGGGTGTCATCATCTGGGGCGCGTTCATCGTCGATCCGCAGTGGGAAGCCGAAGACTTCGACCGTCTCCAGGAATACGTGACGCGACACGGCATTACTCACACGCAGTTCACCGTACTCACACCGTTGCCGGGGACCGGCCTGTACCGTGATATGAAGGATAAGCTGATCACCGACGACTACACCTGCTATGACTGCCTGCACGCGGTGCTGCCGACGCGGCTGCCGCGTGAAGAGTTTTACCGTCGCTTTGCCGACCTCTACCGCCAGCGCGATATCCAGCCGTATGTCGAGATGGTCCGCGAGGGCAAGCTGTCGATCGACGATCTCAAGCGGGGAAAGGCAATGCTCGACCAGATGAGCCGCGGAGAGAATTACGCGTTGCGCGATCCGCTGTTGCGTCCAGGCGGCGCGATGCGGCATCAGGCCGAACTTGCCGGCACGCACTCATGA
- the rmuC gene encoding DNA recombination protein RmuC, translating into MPQIILLVIVILLLVVLLALVWSLRSARGPDAASAQLEARLLAFEQVQERSERASRDEAAKSREESAAAARSLREELAGALRSIHDTLQQSVASISTLQKNQLESFSVQLSKQTEANQLSATQGRTEMAASLKAFTDSTLQRMVEMTSRQQQQFDAFSQRLSNLIQSNEQKLEAVRQTVEQKLAALQEDNAKKLEAMRQTVDEKLQGTLEKRLGESFKTVGEHLEKVQRGLGEMQVLATGVGDLKKVLSNVKVRGTFAEVQLEKLLEQIFPIEQYAKNIPTIKGSSERVEFAIKFPNPEGDGAPLWMPIDAKFPVEDYHRLVEATEKVDLEGIEAAVKGLELRVKASARDIDEKYLHPPDTTPFGIMFLPTEGLYAEVLRRPGLLESIQREHHVVIAGPTNLIALLTSFQAGFRTLAIQKQSNEVWKLLGAVKAEFGKFGDILDKVQRKLAGASNEVEDAARKSRTIERKLRSVEVLPTGEAQQLLGEELASSEALDAREEDA; encoded by the coding sequence ATGCCTCAAATCATCCTTCTGGTCATTGTCATCCTGCTGCTGGTGGTGCTGCTGGCACTGGTCTGGTCGCTCCGTTCGGCACGCGGCCCCGACGCAGCATCGGCACAGTTGGAAGCCCGCCTGCTGGCTTTCGAGCAGGTGCAGGAGCGCAGTGAGCGAGCCTCGCGCGATGAAGCTGCCAAGTCCCGCGAGGAATCCGCCGCCGCCGCCCGAAGTCTTCGTGAGGAGTTGGCCGGTGCGCTGCGTTCCATCCATGACACGCTCCAGCAATCCGTCGCCAGCATCTCGACGCTGCAGAAAAATCAGCTCGAGTCCTTTTCCGTGCAGTTGAGCAAGCAGACGGAGGCGAATCAGCTCTCGGCCACGCAGGGCCGCACTGAGATGGCGGCCTCGCTTAAGGCGTTCACCGATTCGACGCTCCAGCGCATGGTTGAGATGACCAGCCGTCAGCAGCAGCAGTTCGACGCCTTTTCGCAGCGTCTGAGCAACTTGATCCAGAGCAACGAGCAGAAGCTCGAAGCGGTACGTCAAACCGTTGAGCAGAAGCTCGCTGCGTTGCAGGAAGACAACGCCAAAAAACTGGAAGCGATGCGTCAGACCGTGGACGAAAAACTTCAGGGCACGCTGGAAAAACGGCTCGGTGAAAGTTTCAAAACCGTCGGGGAACATCTCGAAAAAGTGCAGAGGGGTCTCGGTGAAATGCAGGTGCTGGCGACAGGTGTGGGTGACCTGAAAAAGGTGCTCAGCAACGTCAAGGTTCGCGGTACCTTCGCAGAAGTTCAACTCGAAAAGCTGCTCGAACAGATCTTCCCCATCGAGCAGTACGCCAAAAACATCCCGACCATCAAAGGTTCGTCCGAACGGGTGGAGTTCGCCATCAAGTTTCCCAATCCCGAAGGCGACGGAGCGCCGCTGTGGATGCCCATCGACGCGAAGTTTCCCGTTGAGGATTACCACCGGCTCGTCGAAGCCACCGAAAAGGTCGATCTGGAAGGCATCGAAGCTGCGGTGAAGGGACTCGAATTGCGGGTGAAGGCTTCCGCGCGGGATATTGATGAAAAGTATCTCCATCCACCCGACACGACGCCGTTCGGCATCATGTTTCTACCCACAGAAGGGCTGTACGCGGAGGTACTGCGCCGGCCGGGTTTGCTGGAATCGATCCAGCGTGAGCATCATGTCGTGATCGCCGGCCCGACGAATCTCATCGCCTTGCTGACGAGTTTTCAGGCGGGGTTTCGGACGCTGGCGATCCAGAAGCAGTCGAACGAGGTCTGGAAACTGCTCGGTGCGGTCAAAGCGGAGTTCGGCAAGTTCGGGGATATTCTCGATAAGGTTCAGAGGAAGCTCGCCGGCGCGTCGAACGAAGTGGAGGACGCCGCACGAAAGAGCCGGACAATCGAGCGGAAACTTCGCTCCGTGGAAGTTCTGCCGACAGGGGAAGCTCAGCAACTGCTCGGTGAGGAGTTGGCTTCATCTGAAGCGCTGGATGCACGGGAAGAGGATGCGTAA